A genomic segment from Triticum dicoccoides isolate Atlit2015 ecotype Zavitan chromosome 1A, WEW_v2.0, whole genome shotgun sequence encodes:
- the LOC119288823 gene encoding transcription factor RF2a-like — MGTTNELMHRHVQAAAVPPLPASFAATSARGMGSQPGQGGRQRAGLPPTPPSGAGSHSLHVADACMPMQDDSAPRKAHRRSRSDVPFGYFPPPSPKTESGWGLPCAGGGGGGGGDELFNAFMSMEGMDGLNSSDGDSRGSSMPPANGADSSENESEDYSGVESQVFLWGEAGRKRNAAGEPAAAATRHARSLSMDSLMGKLSFSANGGEPSKFSLEFGSGEFTPAEMKRIMTDEKLAEMALADPKRVKRVLANRQSAARSKERRMRYIAELEHKVQILQTEATTLSAQLTHLQRDSSGLATHNNELKFRLQAMEQQAQLRDALNEALTGEVQRLKQSATSERGGDAGSSSNLAQQMQLRCQNQMLEMHKQQQQQQQQIPFYQLEQPEQNGESN, encoded by the exons ATGGGCACCACGAACGAGCTGATGCACCGCCACGTCCAGGCGGCCGCCGTGCCACCGCTGCCCGCGTCCTTCGCGGCGACCAGCGCCAGGGGCATGGGGTCGCAGCCGGGGCAGGGCGGCAGGCAGCGGGCGGGGCTGCCCCCGACGCCGCCCTCGGGGGCCGGCTCCCACTCCCTGCACGTCGCGGACGCGTGCATGCCGATGCAGGACGACTCGGCGCCGCGCAAGGCGCACCGCCGCTCCCGCAGCGACGTCCCGTTCGGCTACTTCCCGCCGCCGTCCCCCAAGACGGAGTCCGGCTGGGGCCTCCcctgcgccggcggcggcggcggcggcggcggcgacgagctgtTCAACGCGTTCATGAGCATGGAGGGCATGGACGGGCTGAACAGCTCCGACGGGGACAGCCGCGGGAGCAGCATGCCCCCGGCCAACGGCGCCGACAGCAGCGAGAACGAGTCGGAGGACTACAGCGGCGTCGAGAGCCAGGTGTTCCTCTGGGGCGAGGCCGGCAGGAAGAGGAACGCCGCCGGGGAGCCGGCGGCCGCGGCTACCCGGCACGCGCGGAGCCTGTCCATGGACAGCCTCATGGGGAAGCTGAGCTTCTCGGCCAACGGCGGGGAGCCGAGCAAGTTCAGCCTGGAGTTCGGCAGCGGCGAGTTCACCCCGGCCGAGATGAAGCGGATCATGACCGACGAGAAGCTCGCCGAGATGGCCCTCGCCGACCCAAAGCGCGTCAAGAG GGTGCTCGCCAACCGGCAGTCGGCGGCGCGGTCCAAGGAGCGGCGGATGCGGTACATCGCCGAGCTGGAGCACAAGGTGCAGATCCTGCAGACGGAGGCCACCACCCTCTCCGCACAGCTGACTCACCTACAG CGCGATTCGTCGGGGCTGGCCACGCACAACAACGAGCTCAAGTTCCGGCTGCAGGCCATGGAGCAGCAGGCGCAGCTGCGCGACG CTCTGAACGAGGCGCTCACCGGCGAGGTCCAGCGCCTGAAGCAGTCGGCGACGTCGGAGCGCGGCGGCGACGCGGGCTCGTCCAGCAACCTGGCGCAGCAAATGCAGCTCCGCTGCCAGAACCAGATGCTCGAGATgcacaagcagcagcagcagcagcagcagcagataccCTTCTACCAGCTGGAGCAGCCGGAGCAGAATGGCGAGTCAAACTGA